From Ptiloglossa arizonensis isolate GNS036 chromosome 10, iyPtiAriz1_principal, whole genome shotgun sequence, the proteins below share one genomic window:
- the Arp2 gene encoding actin-related protein 2 isoform X2 has protein sequence MDSEGRKIIVCDNGTGFVKCGYAGANFPAHIFPSVVGRPIIRAVNKIGDIDVKQEYCIRDLMVGDEASKLRSMLEISYPMQNGIVRNWEDMCHIWDYTFGKEKMNINPRECKILLTEPPMNPITNREKMIEVMFEKYGFAGTYIAIQAVLTLYAQGLISGVVVDSGDGVTHICPVFEEYALHHLTRRLDVAGRDITMYLIKLLLLRGYAFNHTADFETVRMLKEKLCYIGYNIETENKLALETTVLVESYTLPDGRVIKVGGERFGAPEALFQPRLINVEAQGIAELVFCTIQAADIDIRSELYKHIVLSGGSTMYPGLPSRLEREIKQLYLQRVLRNDTSKLNKFKIKIEDSPRRKHMVFMGGAVLAEITKDRDSVWITREEYEEKGLSVLKKLGSYESQRK, from the exons ATGGATAGCGAAGGCAGGAAGATCATTGTTTGCGATAATGGAACTGGG TTTGTAAAGTGTGGATACGCAGGAGCTAATTTTCCAGCACACATATTTCCATCCGTAGTTGGACGTCCTATTATTAGAGCAGTCAATAAGATAGGCGACATTGACGTGAAG CAAGAATATTGTATTCGT GATTTAATGGTTGGAGACGAAGCAAGTAAACTTCGATCTATGTTAGAGATTAGTTATCCAATGCAAAATGGAATTGTTAG GAATTGGGAGGATATGTGTCATATTTGGGATTACACGTTTGGGAAggaaaaaatgaatattaatcCAAGGGAGTGTAAAATTTTGTTAACGGAACCACCAATGAATCCTATTACAAATCGAGAGAAAATGATTGag gtaatgtttgaaaaatatggtTTCGCTGGAACGTACATTGCGATTCAAGCTGTACTTACGTTATATGCTCAAGGATTGATTAGTGGTGTTGTGGTCGATTCTGGAGACGGAGTCACTCATATTTGTCCCGTGTTCGAAGAATATGCTTTACATCATCTTACTCGGCGGTTAGATGTAGCTGGTCGAGATATcacaatgtatttaataaaacttCTTTTGTTACGTGGTTATGCATTTAACCATACAGCTGATTTTGAGACTGTTAGgatgttaaaagaaaaattatgttaCATTGGATATAATATCGAAACTGAAAATAAATTAGCACTCGAAACAACAGTCTTAGTTGAGTCATACACT CTTCCTGATGGAAGGGTAATAAAAGTAGGCGGTGAAaggtttggagcaccagaagctTTATTTCAGCCTCGTTTAATAAACGTCGAAGCTCAAGGAATTGCTGAATTAGTATTTTGTACTATTCAAGCAGCTGATATCGATATAAGGAGTGAATTATATAAACATATTGTTCTAAGCGGTGGTAGTACAATGTATCCAGGTCTTCCGTCTAGACTCGAAAGAGAAATTAAACAACTTTATTTACAAAGAGTATTAAGAAACGATACTTCaaaattaaat AAATTTAAGATAAAAATTGAGGATTCTCCCAGACGTAAACATATGGTATTTATGGGTGGTGCTGTATTAGCAGAAATAACAAAGGATCGGGATTCAGTATGGATAACAAGGGAAGAATACGAAGAAAAAGGTCTTAGTGTACTAAAAAAATTAGGTTCCTATGAATCGCAAAGAAAATAG
- the Cert gene encoding ceramide transfer protein has translation MADETETVRLANEDIECMEAEVDGDDVDEEGSDGVVVPELQGTLSKWTNYIHGWQTRFIVLKDGTLSYYKSEQDSGFGCRGSISLYKADIKAHEFDECRFDVSVNDCLVWYLRANCPEEKQRWVDVLKSYKSESGYGSENSLKRHGSAISLVSNTQSITSAGSFTKRGVRGLKEKLAELETFRDILIKQIDTLQKYFDNCAENAKNISIKENKVETMFDPAEHSVDFKGEAITFKATSEGVLATLQHCVELMVQREDAWRRRWEKEVEKKRKVQELYKTLKDQVAMHQGDSPRPRVLIHGGPDYEEGPHSALCDEEFYDAVETGLDKIDEENQLRDRLKQKSVSILITPTTSASKHRLWPEIERITMQQLHYARLGVGAGGWQLFAEDGDMRMYRREEEVDGLVVDPLKACHVVKGVTGHEVCDIFFSPEYRSGWEATLEDMTVVENISKDTLIFLQTHKRIWPASQRDALFWSHMRRVSDDQDPDAHDLWIVCNHSTEHPDYPPNTGKCVRVYLTVCLVCQTFIDPPKDEEEIKRENITCKITYCSVVNPGGWAPASVLRAIYKREYPKFLKRFTSFCIDQCKDKPITY, from the exons ATGGCCGATGAAACAGAAACAGTTCGACTTGCCAACGAAGATATCGAGTGTATGGAAGCAGAAGTAGACGGTGACGATGTAGACGAAGAAGGTTCCGATGGGGTTGTAGTTCCAGAACTTCAGGGTACACTATCCAAATGGACAAATTATATACATGGCTGGCAAACTAGATTTATTGTTCTCAAAGATGGTACTTTATCTTATTACAAATCTGAGCAGGACAGTGGATTTGGATGTCGTGGTTCAATAAGTTTGTATAAAGCTGATATTAAG GCACACGAATTTGATGAATGTAGGTTTGATGTATCAGTAAATGATTGCCTAGTATGGTATTTAAGAGCAAATTGTCCAGAAGAGAAACAACGTTGGGTAGATGTTTTAAAATCTTATAAG TCAGAGTCTGGTTATGGAAGTGAAAACAGTCTGAAACGTCATGGTAGTGCCATTTCGCTTGTATCGAATACCCAATCTATTACAAGTGCAGGTAGTTTTACTAAACGTGGTGTTAGAgggttaaaagaaaaattagcaGAGCTAGAAACCTTCAGAGATATACTGATTAAACAAATCGATACTCTACAAaagtattttgataattgtgcagaaaatgcaaaaaatatttccataaaAG AAAATAAAGTTGAGACAATGTTTGATCCAGCCGAACACTCGGTAGATTTTAAAGGGGAAGCAATAACATTTAAAGCAACAAGTGAAGGTGTACTTGCAACGTTACAACATTGTGTAGAGTTGATGGTACAACGAGAAGATGCATGGCGTCGTAGATGGGAAAAAGAAGttgagaagaaacgaaaagtgCAAGAACTCTACAAAACTTTAAAAGATCAAGTTGCAATGCATCAAGGTGACTCTCCTAGACCTAGGGTTCTTATCCATGGAGGTCCAGACTATGAG gaAGGTCCACACAGTGCTCTCTGTGACGAAGAATTTTATGATGCAGTAGAGACTGGATTAGATAAAATTGATGAAGAAAATCAACTAAGAGATCGTTTGAAACAAAAATCAGTTTCTATTCTAataactcctactacatcagcATCTAAACACAGACTTTGGCCAGAg ATAGAAAGAATAACGATGCAACAATTGCATTATGCGCGACTTGGAGTAGGAGCTGGAGGATGGCAATTATTTGCCGAAGATGGTGACATGCGAATGTACAGACGCGAAGAAGAAGTGGATGGCTTAGTAGTAGACCCTTTAAAAGCTTGCCATGTTGTGAAAGGAGTTACCGGTCATGAAGTTTGTGATATATTCTTTAGCCCTGAATACAGAAGTGGATGGGAAGCAACGCTCGAAGACATGACAgtggttgaaaatatttctaaagatACTTTAATATTTCTACAAACGCATAAGCGAATTTGGCCAGCAAGTCAAAGAGATGCACTATTCTGGTCGCATATGCGTAGAGTATCTGACGATCAAGATCCGGACGCCCACGATTTGTGGATAGTCTGTAACCATAGTACAGAACATCCTGATTATCCT CCAAATACAGGAAAATGCGTAAGGGTTTATTTAACCGTGTGTCTCGTATGTCAAACATTTATTGATCCTCCAAAAgatgaagaagaaataaaaagagaaaatattacGTGCAAAATAACTTACTGTTCCGTTG TTAATCCCGGTGGATGGGCTCCAGCATCTGTTTTACGTGCTATTTATAAAAGGGAGTATCCGAAGTTCCTTAAACGGTTCACTAGCTTTTGTATTGATCAGTGTAAGGATAAACCAATTACATATTAa
- the Arp2 gene encoding actin-related protein 2 isoform X1 has translation MDSEGRKIIVCDNGTGFVKCGYAGANFPAHIFPSVVGRPIIRAVNKIGDIDVKDVLNVPDLMVGDEASKLRSMLEISYPMQNGIVRNWEDMCHIWDYTFGKEKMNINPRECKILLTEPPMNPITNREKMIEVMFEKYGFAGTYIAIQAVLTLYAQGLISGVVVDSGDGVTHICPVFEEYALHHLTRRLDVAGRDITMYLIKLLLLRGYAFNHTADFETVRMLKEKLCYIGYNIETENKLALETTVLVESYTLPDGRVIKVGGERFGAPEALFQPRLINVEAQGIAELVFCTIQAADIDIRSELYKHIVLSGGSTMYPGLPSRLEREIKQLYLQRVLRNDTSKLNKFKIKIEDSPRRKHMVFMGGAVLAEITKDRDSVWITREEYEEKGLSVLKKLGSYESQRK, from the exons ATGGATAGCGAAGGCAGGAAGATCATTGTTTGCGATAATGGAACTGGG TTTGTAAAGTGTGGATACGCAGGAGCTAATTTTCCAGCACACATATTTCCATCCGTAGTTGGACGTCCTATTATTAGAGCAGTCAATAAGATAGGCGACATTGACGTGAAG GATGTGCTTAACGTGCCT GATTTAATGGTTGGAGACGAAGCAAGTAAACTTCGATCTATGTTAGAGATTAGTTATCCAATGCAAAATGGAATTGTTAG GAATTGGGAGGATATGTGTCATATTTGGGATTACACGTTTGGGAAggaaaaaatgaatattaatcCAAGGGAGTGTAAAATTTTGTTAACGGAACCACCAATGAATCCTATTACAAATCGAGAGAAAATGATTGag gtaatgtttgaaaaatatggtTTCGCTGGAACGTACATTGCGATTCAAGCTGTACTTACGTTATATGCTCAAGGATTGATTAGTGGTGTTGTGGTCGATTCTGGAGACGGAGTCACTCATATTTGTCCCGTGTTCGAAGAATATGCTTTACATCATCTTACTCGGCGGTTAGATGTAGCTGGTCGAGATATcacaatgtatttaataaaacttCTTTTGTTACGTGGTTATGCATTTAACCATACAGCTGATTTTGAGACTGTTAGgatgttaaaagaaaaattatgttaCATTGGATATAATATCGAAACTGAAAATAAATTAGCACTCGAAACAACAGTCTTAGTTGAGTCATACACT CTTCCTGATGGAAGGGTAATAAAAGTAGGCGGTGAAaggtttggagcaccagaagctTTATTTCAGCCTCGTTTAATAAACGTCGAAGCTCAAGGAATTGCTGAATTAGTATTTTGTACTATTCAAGCAGCTGATATCGATATAAGGAGTGAATTATATAAACATATTGTTCTAAGCGGTGGTAGTACAATGTATCCAGGTCTTCCGTCTAGACTCGAAAGAGAAATTAAACAACTTTATTTACAAAGAGTATTAAGAAACGATACTTCaaaattaaat AAATTTAAGATAAAAATTGAGGATTCTCCCAGACGTAAACATATGGTATTTATGGGTGGTGCTGTATTAGCAGAAATAACAAAGGATCGGGATTCAGTATGGATAACAAGGGAAGAATACGAAGAAAAAGGTCTTAGTGTACTAAAAAAATTAGGTTCCTATGAATCGCAAAGAAAATAG
- the Bwa gene encoding alkaline ceramidase, translating to MWKPFEAGSSPIDWCERNYSISSNIAEFMNTLSNLVFLLLPPVLMHLFRDYGRFVNPGIHVIWFLLMIVGLSSAYFHATLSLIGQLLDELAILWVYMAGFCMFFPRRYFPNILQNDRKLLSVCAMLPTLIATGLSIIHPAINAFALMSLCIPAFGFMIIELKRTRSMKVYRLGLRCGAVWLLAVVCWLNDRLFCDTWLNLNFPYLHALWHLFIFIASYTAAVLFAYFSVKDEKPQQSPVLKYWPKDDFELGIPYVTIRSYIKLDTNTNI from the exons ATGTGGAAACCATTTGAAGCTGGTAGTTCGCCAATCGATTGGTGCGAACGTAATTACAGCATTTCTTCTAATATCGCAGAGTTTATGAACACG CTGAGCAATCTGGTATTTTTGTTACTTCCCCCTGTCCTTATGCACCTCTTCAGAGATTATGGGCGATTTGTAAATCCTGGAATTCACGTCATTTGGTTCCTGTTAATGATAGTAGGTCTTAGCAGTGCATACTTTCATGCTACCTTGTCCCTTATAG GACAATTATTAGACGAATTAGCAATTTTATGGGTATATATGGCTGGTTTCTGTATGTTTTTTCCAAGAAggtattttccaaatattttacaaaatgacAGAAAACTTCTTTCCGTATGCGCAATGTTACCAACCCTTATTGCAACTGGCTTGTCGATTATACATCCGGCGATAAACGCATTTGCATTAATGAGCCTTTGCATACCGGCATTTGGATTTATGATAATTGAATTGAAAAG GACAAGGTCCATGAAAGTTTATAGATTGGGTTTACGGTGCGGTGCTGTTTGGTTACTAGCTGTTGTTTGCTGGTTAAACGATCGTTTATTTTGCGATACCTGGTTGAATTTGAATTTCCCTTATCTACACGCACTTTGGCATTTGTTTATTTTCATTGCAAGTTACACAGCAGCTGTACTCTTTGCATATTTCTCTGTAAAAGATGAAAAACCGCAACAATCACCGGTATTAAAATATTGGCCAAAGGATGACTTTGAACTTGGTATACCGTACGTAACTATTAGAAGTTACATTAAACTCGATACAAATACCAATATATAA
- the Purple gene encoding 6-pyruvoyl tetrahydrobiopterin synthase purple, which translates to MARPIAYLSRKETISSCHRLHSNNLTEEENKNIYGKCNNYWGHGHNYTVEVTVRGPVDSVTGMVMNLTDLKLYMKEVLMYQLDHKNLDKDVPYFKNVISTTENVAIYIFNELKKIMTNSDILYEVKIHETDKNIVVYRGEKET; encoded by the exons ATGGCACGACCAATTGCATATTTGAGCAGGAAAGAAACAATATCTAGCTGTCATCGTTTACACAG TAACAATTTAACcgaggaagaaaataaaaatatatatggtAAATGTAACAACTATTGGGGCCATGGTCATAATTACACAG TCGAAGTTACCGTACGTGGACCTGTGGACAGTGTAACAGGTATGGTTATGAACTTAACGGATTTAAAATTGTACATGAAAGAAGTATTGATGTATCAATTAGACCACAAGAACTTGGACAAGGATGTACCTTATTTCAAGAATGTTATTTCAACTACCGAAAACGTAGCCATCTACATTTTTAACGAACTGAAGAAAATTATGACTAACTCGGATATATTGTACGAGGTTAAAATCCACGAAACTGATAAGAATATTGTTGTTTAcagaggagaaaaagaaacttaa
- the Arp2 gene encoding actin-related protein 2 isoform X3: MDSEGRKIIVCDNGTGFVKCGYAGANFPAHIFPSVVGRPIIRAVNKIGDIDVKDLMVGDEASKLRSMLEISYPMQNGIVRNWEDMCHIWDYTFGKEKMNINPRECKILLTEPPMNPITNREKMIEVMFEKYGFAGTYIAIQAVLTLYAQGLISGVVVDSGDGVTHICPVFEEYALHHLTRRLDVAGRDITMYLIKLLLLRGYAFNHTADFETVRMLKEKLCYIGYNIETENKLALETTVLVESYTLPDGRVIKVGGERFGAPEALFQPRLINVEAQGIAELVFCTIQAADIDIRSELYKHIVLSGGSTMYPGLPSRLEREIKQLYLQRVLRNDTSKLNKFKIKIEDSPRRKHMVFMGGAVLAEITKDRDSVWITREEYEEKGLSVLKKLGSYESQRK, translated from the exons ATGGATAGCGAAGGCAGGAAGATCATTGTTTGCGATAATGGAACTGGG TTTGTAAAGTGTGGATACGCAGGAGCTAATTTTCCAGCACACATATTTCCATCCGTAGTTGGACGTCCTATTATTAGAGCAGTCAATAAGATAGGCGACATTGACGTGAAG GATTTAATGGTTGGAGACGAAGCAAGTAAACTTCGATCTATGTTAGAGATTAGTTATCCAATGCAAAATGGAATTGTTAG GAATTGGGAGGATATGTGTCATATTTGGGATTACACGTTTGGGAAggaaaaaatgaatattaatcCAAGGGAGTGTAAAATTTTGTTAACGGAACCACCAATGAATCCTATTACAAATCGAGAGAAAATGATTGag gtaatgtttgaaaaatatggtTTCGCTGGAACGTACATTGCGATTCAAGCTGTACTTACGTTATATGCTCAAGGATTGATTAGTGGTGTTGTGGTCGATTCTGGAGACGGAGTCACTCATATTTGTCCCGTGTTCGAAGAATATGCTTTACATCATCTTACTCGGCGGTTAGATGTAGCTGGTCGAGATATcacaatgtatttaataaaacttCTTTTGTTACGTGGTTATGCATTTAACCATACAGCTGATTTTGAGACTGTTAGgatgttaaaagaaaaattatgttaCATTGGATATAATATCGAAACTGAAAATAAATTAGCACTCGAAACAACAGTCTTAGTTGAGTCATACACT CTTCCTGATGGAAGGGTAATAAAAGTAGGCGGTGAAaggtttggagcaccagaagctTTATTTCAGCCTCGTTTAATAAACGTCGAAGCTCAAGGAATTGCTGAATTAGTATTTTGTACTATTCAAGCAGCTGATATCGATATAAGGAGTGAATTATATAAACATATTGTTCTAAGCGGTGGTAGTACAATGTATCCAGGTCTTCCGTCTAGACTCGAAAGAGAAATTAAACAACTTTATTTACAAAGAGTATTAAGAAACGATACTTCaaaattaaat AAATTTAAGATAAAAATTGAGGATTCTCCCAGACGTAAACATATGGTATTTATGGGTGGTGCTGTATTAGCAGAAATAACAAAGGATCGGGATTCAGTATGGATAACAAGGGAAGAATACGAAGAAAAAGGTCTTAGTGTACTAAAAAAATTAGGTTCCTATGAATCGCAAAGAAAATAG